CGACTCCTATCGAAAACTGGGCGTGGACTTCTTCCCGAAGGTGGAGTTCCCGATCGTCACGATCACGACGACGCTGCGCGGAGCGGCGCCGGAGGAAGTGGAATCGCAGGTCACCAAGCGGATCGAAGAGGCCGTGAACACGGTGAGCGGCATCGACGATTTGAGTTCGGTGTCGGCGGAGGGCACGTCGCTGGTGACGGTGCAGTTCGTGCTCGAGAAGGACCCGGATGTGGCCGCGCAGGAGATCCGGGACAAGGTGGCGCGCATCGTGGGCCAGTTGCCCGACGACGCCGATCCGCCGGTGGTGGACAAGCTGGCCACGGACGCGTCGCCGATCCTGAACATCGTCGTATCGAGCCAGCGCGATCTGCGGGAGACGACGAAGCTGGTGGACGATCGCATCAAGAAGAACCTCGAATCGTTGCCCGGCGTCGGACAAGTTCGGTTTCTGGGAGAGCGCATCCGGCAGATCCAGGTGATGCTCGATCCGGACCGGACGTTCGCCTACGGCTTGAACGTGGATCAGATTCGGGCCGCGCTGGCGGCGCAAAACGTGGAAGTGCCGGGCGGCCGCGTGCTGCAGGGGTCCGTGGAGACATCGGTTAGAACCCTTGGGCGCGTGGAAAAGCCGTCGGACTTCGGCAAGGTGATCGTTGGCACGCGAAACGCGTCGCCGATCCGGGTGAACGACATCGCCGAAGTAGTGGACGGCTATGAGGAGCCGCGATCGCTGGCGCGCTTGGACGGAGCCCCGGCCGTGGTGCTCGAGATCCGGAAGCAGGCGGGAACGAACACGCTTTCGGTGATCCAGGCGGTGAAGGACCGTGTCGAGGAACTGCGTCCGCTCGTTCCGGCGGACTTTCAGATTGCTTACACGCGCGACCAATCCTACTTCATTGAGGAGGCGTTTCACGCCGTGGAGGAGCACCTCGTGCTCGGCGGGTTCCTCGCCGGGCTCGTTGTGCTCCTGTTCATGCGGAGCTGGCGTTCGACGTTGATCGCGGCGGTAGCCATTCCAACGTCGATCATCGCCACCTACACGCTCATGAACATGATGGGCTTCACCCTGGACCAGATCACGATGCTGGCGCTGGTTCTGATGGTCGGCATCGTCATTGACGACGCGATCGTGGTGCTTGAAAACGTGTTCCGGTTCATGGAAGAGAAAGGCCTCGGGCCGGTGGAGGCAGCGATCGAGGGCACTCGGGACATCGGCCTGGCGGTGATGGCGACGACGCTCAGCCTGATTATCATCTTCCTGCCGGTGGCGTTCATGGAAGGCATCGTCGGGAAGTTCATGTCGAGCTTCGGATTCACGGCGGCGTTCGCCGTGGGGGTGAGTCTGCTTGTGAGCTTCACACTCACACCGATGTTGTGCTCCCGATTCCTGAGGGTGGGCGGCGGCCACGACACGAAGGATACGTGGTTGTACAAGGCATTCGCCGTACCGTACCGGGCGATGCTGACATGGTCCATGCGCCATCGCTGGGTGGTGGTGCTGGGATGCGTCGCGGTGATGTTGTCGACCGGGCCGCTATTCATGGGGATCGGCAAGTCGTTTCTGCCCACCGACGACCAGAGCGAGTTCGAGGTGACGGTGAAGATGCCGCCGGGCACCTCGATCGAAGGGACCGAGAAGGTGATGGCGCAGGTGGAAGCCGAGCTGAAGCAGATGGCCGGCGTGCGGAACCTGCTGACGACGATCGGAGCCGATATCCGGCGGCAGGTGGACCGCGGCTCGGTGATCGTCGAGCTCGTGCAGCCGCATGAGCGCAAGCAGAGCCAGGACGACCTGATGACGGAATCGCGCGACCGGCTGGCGAAGATCCGGAACGCCACGATCGGCGTGCAGTTGCCTTCGCTGATCCAGGGCGCCGACAACCGCGAGTTGATGTTCTTCATCCAGGGGCCAGACCTGGAGCAGCTCGACAAGTACGCGCGGGCGTTCAAGGAGAAGCTGGCGACCGTGCCGGGGCTGGTCGACTTCGACACCAACTACGAACCGGGCAAGCCCGAGTACCGCGTGGTGATCAACCGCGACAAGGCGGCGGATCTGAACGTGAGCGTCGCCTCGGTGGCGACGGCCGTCCGAACACTAGTGGCGGGCGACCAACAAGCGACAACGTATCGCGAGGGCGACGACCGGTACGACGTGCAGTTGCGGGTGAAAGAGAGCGCACGCAGTTCGCCGCGGGTGCTCGAACGGTTGTACGTGCCTTCGACAACGCTGGGGAACGTTCCACTGGGAAACATCGCGACGCTGCAGCCGTCGACCGGTCCGGCGCAGATTTCGCGCTACAACCGGCAGCGGCAGGTGTTGATGATGGCCAACATCGCGCCGGGACAATCCCTCTCGAACGTGCTGCAGGTGCTCGACGACACGGTCCGAGAATTGAAGATGCCGCTTGAGTATCGCACCGGAACCATCGGACGCACGAAAGAGTTCGGCCGGGCGGCCAAGGCGTACCTGTTCGCGTTTCTGCTTTCCATCGCGCTGATGTACATGATTCTGGCGGCGCAGTTTGAAAGCTTCGTCGATCCGATCACCATCCTGCTGAGCCTGCCGCTTTCGGTGCCGTTCGCGCTGATTTCGCTGAATCTCGCGAGGGAGAACTTCTCGATCATCTACAGCTCGGTGGGCGTGCTCGTATTGTTCGGCATCGTGAAGAAGAACGCGATTCTGCAGATCGATCACGTAAAGAGCCTGCGCGCCGCCGGCGAGACGCGGCTGAACGCGATCCTGCACGGCTGCGAAGACCGCCTCCGGCCGATCCTGATGACAACCGCCGCGCTGGTGGCCGGCATGATCCCATTGGCGCTCGGCGGCGGAGCTGGATCGGGGAGCCGGCGCACGGTGGCCATCATGGTGATCGGGGGGCAGTCCCTGTGTTTGCTGTTGACGCTGCTGGTGACGCCCGTGGCGTATTCGCTGTTTGACGACTTCGTACACTCGCCAGTATGGTCGCGGATCGGGCGTTGGATGCCCGGCGCGCGGCGCCCGGTGGAGGCGTCCGGAGACTAGGCGTCCGGAGTATATCCATGACAAATCGAATCTGGTTCGGAACCATAGTCGGATTGTGTTGTCTCACCGCGACGGCCCAGGAGCCGGCGCGCGTGGGCGTCGGGGTAATCGAGCGGCGGATGGCGCTCGAAGACGTCCTCAAGATGGCGCTCGGGAACAACCTGGAACTAGAGATTCAGAGGACCGAGGTGAGCAACGCCCGGCTCGCGATCGACGCCGCCCGCGGCGCTTTCGACGGAATCTTCCGTTGGCAGCCCGGCTATGAGAGGCGCAACACGCCTACCAGCTCACTGCTTTTCGGCGCGGACGGCAAGCTCGCCGAGAATTTTCACAATCAGAACTTTTCGTTCGTCCAGCGCATGCCCTGGCACGGCGGGCAGGTGCAGGCTTCGTTCAACAACAATCGGACGGCAACCACCAATCCGTTTGTCGGGCTCAATCCGACCGTGACCTCGCAGTTCGTCATGCAGTACACGCAGCCTCTGCTGCGGAATCGCAAGACGGACCGGGAGCGAACGGAGATCGTCGTACGGAGCAAGCAGGCGGACGTCAGCGAAGTGGATCTCGATCTGCGGGTGACCGACGTGGTTGTGCGCACCGAGATGGCGTATTGGGATCTGGTGGCGGCGCGCCAGGACGTGACGGTAAAAGCCGAAAGCGTGAGCGTGGCCCGCGAGCAGGTGGACCGCAACAAACGAATGATCGACGCCGGCACGCTGGCCCCCGTGGAACTGGCGGCATCGGAGGCCGAACTGGCGCGGCGCGAGGACACCTACCACGCGGCTGTTGGAGTGGTGACCGAAGTGGAGAACTCGCTCAAGACGCTCATCGCCGGCGGACGCCAGGATGACATCTGGAAGGACGCGATCGTGCCCAGCGAAGAGAACACAGTGGAACGGCCGGAGAGCAACCTGAACGCCGCGGTTTCCACGGCGCTGTCCCGGCGGCGCGAACTGCGGGAGCTGACGCTGCGGAACGAGATCAACGGGACGCAGGCGGACCTGGCGAAGGATCAGTTGAGGCCGCAGGTGAATCTCGTCGGCGCATACATCAGCACCGGGCTCGCGGGGTCCCAGGCATCGACGAGCAACCCGTTCTCCGAGGCAAACGTACTGACGGCGACGCGGCTGAACGAGCTCTCCGCGATCGCGGGATTGCCGCCGCTGCCGACGGACGGTTTCGGCTCCGGTGTGCCGACCAGCCTCGTGGGCGGATACGGGTCGGCGCTGAGCGGTCTTTTCGGCGGCAGTTATCAATCCGTGCAGGTGGGCATTTCGCTCGATTGGAACGTGCGGAACCGGGCGGCCTTATCAGCGTTGGGTCAGACTGCGGTGAACGAGCGTCGCTTGAAATTCGAGCGGGCGCGCACCGAGCAGGCGATTGAATCCCAAGTCCGCAACGCCCTGCAGGCGCTCGAGACGGCCCGGCAGCGGATCACAGCGTCGGAAGCGGCCGTGAAGGCGGCGAAGGAAAAGCTAGACAGCGAGACGCGGTTGTTTCAATCCGGAGAGTCGACGAACTTCTTCGTATTGACGCGGCAGAACGAGTATTCGGATTCGATGCGCAGACTGGTGGTGAGCCGGCTCGAATACAACAAGGCGGTGGCGCGGCTGCACTTGGCGCTCGGCACCACGCTCGAGACGCACCAGATCAGCGTTCGATAGCCTGCTCGAAAGGAGCCACGCCCGCCGCGGCGCTCCGCTTACGCTCGGCGCGCTGCCGAAGCCGTTCCTGCAGCAGGATCTCGCGGCGGCGGCGCGTCTTGACGCCCTCGTCCACTTTGCGCCAGAACTTGGCGAAGTAGGTGACGGCGGAAATAACGCTGAAGAAGACAACCACCCACAGACAGGCCATCGCGGCCGAGTGCAACTCGGCCCAGCGCATGCTGAGCATCAGTACCGAAACGGCAAGCACCTGCGAGACCATCTTCGTCTTGCCGAGGTCATTGGCCTGGATCGTATAGCCGGCGCCGGCGGCGATGCTGCGCAAGCCGGTGACGGCAAATTCGCGCCCGATGAGGAGAATGGCGATCCAGCCCGCAAGCACGCGCACCTGGACGAGTGAGATCAGCGCGGCGGAGATCAGCAGCTTGTCGGCGATGGGATCGAGGAGCGTGCCGACAGTGGTGATCTGCCCCCAGCGTCGCGCCACATAGCCGTCCAGCAGATCGGTCGCGGCGGCGGCCAAAAAAATCCCCAGCGCCAGCAACTCATTCGTAACGGCGATGTGCCCGATGTGAAACGCGAGGCTCTCCTGTACTAGTGCCGCCACCAACAGCGGCACGAAGAAGATCCGGAGAAGCGTTAGAACATTGGGCAGATTCATCCGGTACCACAAATCATAACAGGTCAGTGAACGAGGCCGGTGGCGAATTCCCCCACGATGGCGTAGAGCGATTCGGGAACGTCGGCTTCGACGAAGCACACGTCGTCCTGCCAGTCCTCATGAATCACGCGGCCGTATTGGTGGAGCAAGTGCCGCACATTGCCCTTGGCCCCTGGCACGCGGAGGTGAACGCGCCGGACGGGGTCGACCTTGAGCAGCGCATCGATGGCTTCAGACAGGACGTCAAGCCCGGCGCTGTCGTGCGCCGAGACTGCCACCGTGGCAGCCACGGAATCCGGTTCGAGGCCGGCATCCATCAACATCCTGGCGGCGAGTTGAGCCGTGTCGGTATTTTCCGGAAGGAGGTCCGTCTTCGTCAGTACGAGGATCTGTGGCGTGGCTTGGGAGCCGATTTCGCCCAGCACGGTTTGTACGTGGGCGATGAGCGCCGGGGCGTGCGGCGAGGCTGCGTCAACGAGGTGGAGGATGATCGCGGCCTCGGCGGCTTCTTCGAGCGTGGCGCGAAAGGCCTTGACGAGCGTGGTGGGCAGGTTCCGGATGAAGCCGACGGTGTCGGAGAGCAGAACCCGGCGGCGGCTCGGAAGCGTGAACTGACGCACGGTGGGATCGAGCGTGGCAAACATTTTCGCGTCGGCGAGGACGCCGGCGCCCGTTAGGCGGTTGAACAGCGTCGACTTTCCGGCATTGGTGTAGCCGGCAAGCGCGACCGTGGCCAGCGGAACCGCCTGGCGCT
This DNA window, taken from Bryobacteraceae bacterium, encodes the following:
- a CDS encoding efflux RND transporter permease subunit, yielding MQKLARICVERPVFATMLVLFLVVLGLDSYRKLGVDFFPKVEFPIVTITTTLRGAAPEEVESQVTKRIEEAVNTVSGIDDLSSVSAEGTSLVTVQFVLEKDPDVAAQEIRDKVARIVGQLPDDADPPVVDKLATDASPILNIVVSSQRDLRETTKLVDDRIKKNLESLPGVGQVRFLGERIRQIQVMLDPDRTFAYGLNVDQIRAALAAQNVEVPGGRVLQGSVETSVRTLGRVEKPSDFGKVIVGTRNASPIRVNDIAEVVDGYEEPRSLARLDGAPAVVLEIRKQAGTNTLSVIQAVKDRVEELRPLVPADFQIAYTRDQSYFIEEAFHAVEEHLVLGGFLAGLVVLLFMRSWRSTLIAAVAIPTSIIATYTLMNMMGFTLDQITMLALVLMVGIVIDDAIVVLENVFRFMEEKGLGPVEAAIEGTRDIGLAVMATTLSLIIIFLPVAFMEGIVGKFMSSFGFTAAFAVGVSLLVSFTLTPMLCSRFLRVGGGHDTKDTWLYKAFAVPYRAMLTWSMRHRWVVVLGCVAVMLSTGPLFMGIGKSFLPTDDQSEFEVTVKMPPGTSIEGTEKVMAQVEAELKQMAGVRNLLTTIGADIRRQVDRGSVIVELVQPHERKQSQDDLMTESRDRLAKIRNATIGVQLPSLIQGADNRELMFFIQGPDLEQLDKYARAFKEKLATVPGLVDFDTNYEPGKPEYRVVINRDKAADLNVSVASVATAVRTLVAGDQQATTYREGDDRYDVQLRVKESARSSPRVLERLYVPSTTLGNVPLGNIATLQPSTGPAQISRYNRQRQVLMMANIAPGQSLSNVLQVLDDTVRELKMPLEYRTGTIGRTKEFGRAAKAYLFAFLLSIALMYMILAAQFESFVDPITILLSLPLSVPFALISLNLARENFSIIYSSVGVLVLFGIVKKNAILQIDHVKSLRAAGETRLNAILHGCEDRLRPILMTTAALVAGMIPLALGGGAGSGSRRTVAIMVIGGQSLCLLLTLLVTPVAYSLFDDFVHSPVWSRIGRWMPGARRPVEASGD
- the hflX gene encoding GTPase HflX, whose product is MTRSSEPIASPNSQREKALLVGIDLTGRPPRPDPAGLGDDAEARLEELEVLATSAGARIGGRVQQARPAPDAATLIGSGKLQELTALAESESADVVIFDRDLTPTQLRNLEKALPCKVVDRTQLILDIFASRARTREGKLQVELAQLNYLLPRLTGRGAAMSRLGGGIGTRGPGETKLETDRRRIHIRIQKLGQQLESVRTHRGVQRMQRQAVPLATVALAGYTNAGKSTLFNRLTGAGVLADAKMFATLDPTVRQFTLPSRRRVLLSDTVGFIRNLPTTLVKAFRATLEEAAEAAIILHLVDAASPHAPALIAHVQTVLGEIGSQATPQILVLTKTDLLPENTDTAQLAARMLMDAGLEPDSVAATVAVSAHDSAGLDVLSEAIDALLKVDPVRRVHLRVPGAKGNVRHLLHQYGRVIHEDWQDDVCFVEADVPESLYAIVGEFATGLVH
- a CDS encoding TolC family protein, with protein sequence MTNRIWFGTIVGLCCLTATAQEPARVGVGVIERRMALEDVLKMALGNNLELEIQRTEVSNARLAIDAARGAFDGIFRWQPGYERRNTPTSSLLFGADGKLAENFHNQNFSFVQRMPWHGGQVQASFNNNRTATTNPFVGLNPTVTSQFVMQYTQPLLRNRKTDRERTEIVVRSKQADVSEVDLDLRVTDVVVRTEMAYWDLVAARQDVTVKAESVSVAREQVDRNKRMIDAGTLAPVELAASEAELARREDTYHAAVGVVTEVENSLKTLIAGGRQDDIWKDAIVPSEENTVERPESNLNAAVSTALSRRRELRELTLRNEINGTQADLAKDQLRPQVNLVGAYISTGLAGSQASTSNPFSEANVLTATRLNELSAIAGLPPLPTDGFGSGVPTSLVGGYGSALSGLFGGSYQSVQVGISLDWNVRNRAALSALGQTAVNERRLKFERARTEQAIESQVRNALQALETARQRITASEAAVKAAKEKLDSETRLFQSGESTNFFVLTRQNEYSDSMRRLVVSRLEYNKAVARLHLALGTTLETHQISVR
- the pgsA gene encoding CDP-diacylglycerol--glycerol-3-phosphate 3-phosphatidyltransferase, whose amino-acid sequence is MNLPNVLTLLRIFFVPLLVAALVQESLAFHIGHIAVTNELLALGIFLAAAATDLLDGYVARRWGQITTVGTLLDPIADKLLISAALISLVQVRVLAGWIAILLIGREFAVTGLRSIAAGAGYTIQANDLGKTKMVSQVLAVSVLMLSMRWAELHSAAMACLWVVVFFSVISAVTYFAKFWRKVDEGVKTRRRREILLQERLRQRAERKRSAAAGVAPFEQAIER